The DNA sequence TCCATAGTTGGTGATCAAGTTTACGGCAAAAATAGTAGTAAAAGCACAAAATATGCTAAAAACTCTAGTTTCATTCGTAATTTCAATAGACAAGCACTACATGCTTACAAATTAGGATTACACCACCCAAAAAGCAAGGAATACATGGAATTTGTCTCTGATTTACCGCAAGATATAAAAACTTTAATTGGTGAGTTTGACAACATATCTTAATAACATTCGTATTAACCTGTCAATATTATCATCCATGTTATCAAGAAGTTAATTAATGAGAGAAAAACTGCTGCACTACCTAGATCTTTTACTTTTTTTGAAAGTATATGTTGTTCACTGGAAATACGCTCAATTGTCGTTTCAAAAGCAGTGT is a window from the Wolbachia endosymbiont of Armadillidium arcangelii genome containing:
- a CDS encoding diacylglycerol kinase; amino-acid sequence: MISSLFLVLIVEIVNTAFETTIERISSEQHILSKKVKDLGSAAVFLSLINFLITWMIILTG